From the genome of Caminibacter pacificus, one region includes:
- a CDS encoding MoaD/ThiS family protein, whose translation MIRVEFLGPINKEAMEIDVKSLKELKEVLSKDEELKSWLKSCAVAVNDKIVTSLDVELKDGDKVVLLPPVCGG comes from the coding sequence ATGATAAGAGTTGAATTTTTAGGTCCTATTAATAAAGAAGCTATGGAGATTGACGTTAAGAGTTTAAAAGAGCTAAAAGAAGTACTAAGTAAAGACGAAGAGCTTAAAAGTTGGCTTAAGTCTTGTGCGGTTGCTGTAAATGACAAAATAGTGACTTCATTGGACGTAGAGCTTAAAGACGGAGACAAAGTAGTGTTGCTACCGCCTGTATGCGGAGGATGA